One window from the genome of Micromonospora aurantiaca ATCC 27029 encodes:
- a CDS encoding MFS transporter, translated as MRRLWQAYSISELGSAVGAGALPLVAVVLLDCSALQVSLLAVASGVASAVVALPLGPWVEFRPKRPVMIGADVLRFAALASVPAAALLGRLTYGQLCVVAVAQTAGGIVFAAASGAHLRDLVPAAHRVTVYGRFETSQWMAHSAGSPAGGVLVSWLGATASVAVDAGSFLLSAVAVRRLRSPEPPPPVRPARASRAREAVKGWRYILGHGGLRALLVNAVIFGGGIMAAAPVVAVYMLRDLHLPPWQYGLAFGLPCLGGILGSHAAGPLVRHYGLRPVLLATGAGRALWMGLIPAAPPGTPGLVVIVIAETLLLFFAGSFNPVFAGYRANHTTAQRMSRVITAWSITSKLTQPVFVLATGIIVAATDARTAITATAALTLTSVAFLPWRRAPDRLDQTDPPPCASAERTPAIRQPPAVTAPVQGGEHEGPPTASHRNENRR; from the coding sequence GTGCGTCGCCTGTGGCAGGCGTACTCGATCAGTGAGCTGGGCTCCGCCGTGGGTGCCGGCGCCCTGCCGCTGGTCGCGGTTGTGCTGCTGGACTGCTCCGCGCTGCAGGTGTCGCTTCTCGCGGTGGCGTCCGGTGTCGCCAGCGCCGTCGTCGCGCTGCCCCTGGGGCCGTGGGTGGAGTTTCGCCCGAAACGGCCGGTCATGATCGGCGCGGACGTTCTGCGGTTCGCGGCCCTGGCCAGCGTTCCCGCTGCCGCGCTGCTCGGCCGGCTCACCTACGGGCAGTTGTGCGTGGTCGCCGTGGCGCAGACGGCGGGCGGCATCGTGTTCGCCGCTGCCAGCGGCGCCCACCTGCGGGATCTGGTGCCCGCCGCGCATCGGGTCACCGTCTACGGGCGGTTCGAGACGTCTCAGTGGATGGCCCATAGCGCCGGCTCGCCCGCCGGCGGTGTCCTGGTGTCGTGGCTCGGCGCCACCGCGTCCGTCGCCGTGGACGCCGGCAGCTTCCTGCTGTCCGCCGTCGCTGTTCGCCGGCTGCGCAGTCCGGAGCCACCGCCACCGGTACGGCCCGCGAGGGCAAGCCGGGCGCGGGAGGCCGTCAAGGGCTGGCGGTACATCCTCGGTCATGGCGGGCTGCGTGCGCTGCTGGTCAATGCGGTGATCTTCGGGGGTGGCATCATGGCCGCCGCCCCGGTCGTCGCGGTGTACATGCTCCGCGACCTGCACCTGCCGCCATGGCAGTACGGTCTGGCGTTCGGACTGCCCTGCCTCGGCGGCATCCTCGGCTCCCACGCCGCCGGACCGCTGGTGCGCCACTACGGTCTGCGGCCGGTCCTGCTGGCCACCGGAGCCGGCCGCGCCCTGTGGATGGGCCTCATCCCCGCCGCCCCGCCCGGCACCCCCGGGCTGGTCGTGATCGTGATCGCGGAGACACTGCTGCTGTTCTTCGCCGGCTCATTCAACCCCGTCTTCGCCGGCTACCGCGCGAACCACACCACCGCGCAGCGGATGTCACGGGTGATCACGGCCTGGTCGATCACCTCGAAACTGACCCAGCCCGTCTTCGTCCTGGCCACGGGCATCATCGTCGCCGCTACTGATGCCCGCACCGCCATCACCGCAACCGCCGCGCTCACCCTCACCAGCGTGGCGTTCCTGCCCTGGCGGCGCGCCCCGGACCGACTCGACCAGACCGACCCGCCGCCCTGCGCCTCCGCCGAGCGCACACCCGCCATACGCCAGCCGCCCGCAGTCACCGCCCCCGTGCAGGGCGGGGAGCACGAAGGACCGCCGACCGCATCTCACCGGAACGAGAACCGCCGATGA